A DNA window from Choristoneura fumiferana chromosome 2, NRCan_CFum_1, whole genome shotgun sequence contains the following coding sequences:
- the LOC141445540 gene encoding uncharacterized protein — MIPHKIYIILSLSVLLLTLGSGSVLKDALEEHLKDISHNEGAESIKHDKQKGEKVHQVESRVSDDHKNQYSKASDEAKYIKKDHDTKTSSDSDAYEGHTSKQDKAEDSHANGYKRGHKKGHQKQGFQNSYHKDESSNKSTFFDDFNDEGDEAAYRSKLNNHDNKSGRTYQGSHNNGQEYVRDNHHHGGYNRYADNGHKNVGHNDYGKKYYLDDQSNYNKYRDDRNRYDRGKIHDHHEYRAPVVHRDPGWDWQNERRGWERPDWDRDQGWNRDQGWNRDPGWDRDQGWDRGQAWDRGQDWTRDYGGPGYYDSHGLRHDGGYGYGPNYGYGYGETRAAPVAAAEVPRNAPVVAHRKQTITIYEDPRYDGKEKGQLRKEEGDYLQLEYKPSSQRYASYDDTTSYYNMPREGTETSKINRLVYNYRRH, encoded by the coding sequence ATGATTCCtcataaaatttatataattttatcacTATCAGTGCTCCTATTAACGTTAGGAAGTGGTTCAGTGCTGAAAGATGCTCTTGAAGAACATTTAAAGGACATATCCCACAATGAAGGAGCGGAATCCATCAAACATGATAAGCAGAAAGGCGAAAAAGTGCATCAAGTAGAAAGCCGGGTCAGCGATGATCACAAAAACCAATATTCTAAAGCCAGCGATGAAGCCAAATACATAAAGAAggatcacgatactaaaacttCGTCGGATAGTGACGCTTACGAGGGACACACATCTAAACAAGATAAAGCTGAGGACAGCCATGCAAACGGATACAAAAGGGGCCACAAAAAAGGACATCAGAAGCAAGGATTCCAGAATTCCTACCACAAAGATGAATCTTCGAACAAAAGTACTTTCTTTGACGATTTCAACGACGAAGGTGATGAAGCAGCTTATAGGAGCAAATTAAATAATCATGACAATAAATCTGGTCGGACTTATCAAGGATCCCATAACAATGGACAGGAATATGTTCGCgataatcatcatcatggtGGCTACAATCGGTACGCTGACAATGGACATAAAAATGTTGGTCATAACGATTACGGGAAAAAGTATTATTTAGATGATCAATCGAACTACAACAAATACCGCGACGATCGTAACAGATACGACAGAGGAAAAATACATGACCATCATGAGTATCGTGCTCCTGTGGTGCATCGGGATCCAGGATGGGACTGGCAAAACGAACGACGGGGTTGGGAACGTCCCGATTGGGACCGCGATCAGGGATGGAACCGAGATCAAGGGTGGAATAGAGACCCAGGATGGGATAGAGATCAAGGATGGGACAGAGGTCAAGCATGGGACAGAGGTCAGGATTGGACCAGAGATTATGGTGGACCTGGATATTATGATAGCCATGGCTTACGCCATGATGGTGGATACGGTTATGGCCCTAATTATGGATATGGGTATGGTGAAACACGAGCTGCACCAGTTGCTGCTGCTGAGGTTCCAAGAAACGCGCCAGTAGTGGCACATAGAAAACAGACAATAACTATCTATGAGGATCCAAGATACGACGGAAAAGAAAAAGGTCAATTAAGAAAAGAAGAAGGAGATTATCTGCAGTTGGAATACAAACCAAGTAGTCAACGATACGCTAGTTATGATGACACCACATCCTATTACAACATGCCGAGAGAAGGTACGGAAACAAGTAAAATCAATAGATTAGTTTACAACTACAGGCGACATTGA
- the HisRS gene encoding histidine--tRNA ligase isoform X1 has product MADNQELLLQQIKEQGELVRKLKAAKESSEKACVSNKGREQYDLDNIDSHFSRYSYICGFRPSNCDVMLAKSLSSIDFSKYIYIKRWWDHMRSYNATEKSQFPILEPPDVMTQKPKGNSKSLETQVKEEVAKLLALKSQLTPEDAAPQKFTLKTPKGTRDYNPQQMTIRNDVLEKIITVFKRHGAECIDTPVFELKEVLTGKYGEDSKLIYDLKDQGGEILSLRYDLTVPLARYLAMSKINTLKRYHIAKVYRRDNPAMTRGRYREFYQCDFDIAGQYDLMVPDAECLKVVSEILDALKIGDYVLKVNHRRLLDGMFEACGVPADNFRATCSTVDKLDKSPWEEVRTEMINEKGVSPEAADRIGEYVRLNGGTELAEKLLKDEKLSKTKAAVEGLEGIKLLLHYCELLGIKDKILFDLSLARGLDYYTGVIYEAVLTQPIKVGNEEQTVGSIAGGGRYDNLVGMFDSKNKQVPCVGVSIGVERIFSVMEARVAAGDMRVRTSDVEVYVASAQKNFLDERMKICAELWNAGIKTEQSYKKNPKMLNQLQHCEETGIPLAVVLGDSELKRGVVKIRNIASREENEIPREKLVEELIARIAALNTNMNGNK; this is encoded by the exons ATGgcagataatcaagaattactGCTTCAGCAAATTAAAGAACAAGGTGAACTAGTACGTAAATTAAAAGCTGCAAAGGAATCGAGTGAAAAG GCCTGTGTGTCCAACAAGGGCAGAGAGCAGTATGATCTCGATAATATTGACTCGCACTTTTCACGATACAGTTACATATGCGGCTTTAGACCTAGCAATTGCGATGTGATGCTTGCCAAAAGTTTGTCAAGTATAGATTTTTCTAAATACATTTATATCAAGAGGTGGTGGGACCATATGCGGAGTTACAACGCGACAGAAAAATCACAATTCCCTATACTTGAACCTCCTGATGTAATGACTCAAAAACCTAAGGGCAATAGTAAATCTCTTGAAACCCAG GTAAAAGAAGAAGTAGCTAAGCTTTTAGCTCTCAAGTCCCAGCTAACTCCAGAAGATGCTGCCCCTCAGAAGTTCACCCTCAAAACACCAAAGGGTACTCGGGACTATAACCCACAGCAAATGACCATCAGAAATGATGTGCTGGAGAAAATTATCACAGTGTTTAAGAGGCACGGAGCTGAGTGTATTGATACTCCAGTTTTCGAGTTAAAG GAAGTATTAACTGGCAAGTATGGTGAAGATTCAAAACTGATCTATGACCTGAAAGACCAGGGAGGTGAGATCCTGTCACTGAGGTATGACTTAACGGTGCCACTGGCCCGTTACTTGGCGATGAGCAAGATAAACACTCTGAAACGTTACCACATAGCCAAGGTCTATCGGAGAGACAACCCAGCGATGACTAGAGGGAGATACAGAGAGTTTTATCAATGT GATTTTGACATCGCCGGCCAATACGACCTGATGGTGCCTGACGCTGAATGCCTAAAAGTAGTCTCAGAGATTCTAGACGCACTGAAGATTGGGGATTATGTCCTGAAAGTGAACCACAGGCGGTTACTCGACGGAATGTTCGAGGCGTGTGGAGTACCGGCCGACAATTTCCGGGCTACCTGCTCTACTGTGGACAAGTTAGACAAG TCCCCATGGGAAGAAGTACGAACGGAAATGATAAACGAAAAAGGTGTTAGCCCGGAAGCCGCAGACAGAATAGGGGAGTATGTGAGACTAAACGGTGGCACTGAGCTAGCAGAGAAACTCCTGAAAGATGAAAAACTATCGAAGACTAAAGCAGCCGTTGAAGGTCTAGAAGGCATTAAGCTGTTGCTTCACTATTGTGAACTCCTCGGCATCAAAGACAAGATACTGTTTGATTTGAGTTTAGCGCGAGGGTTGGATTATTATACCGGAGTTATTTATGAAGCTGTTTTAACCC AACCTATTAAAGTCGGCAACGAAGAGCAGACAGTTGGTTCCATTGCTGGCGGTGGACGATATGACAATCTCGTTGGGATGTTTGATTCCAAAAATAAACAG GTTCCCTGCGTGGGCGTGAGTATCGGCGTGGAGCGCATATTCTCCGTGATGGAGGCGCGGGTGGCGGCCGGTGACATGCGTGTACGCACATCTGACGTCGAAGTTTACGTTGCGTCCGCGCAGAAGAACTTCCTCGATGAACGTATGAAGATATGCGCTGAGCTGTGGAACGCGGGGATCAAG ACCGAGCAATCCTACAAAAAGAACCCTAAAATGCTGAACCAACTCCAACATTGCGAAGAAACTGGAATACCCCTAGCAGTGGTCTTAGGGGACTCTGAACTCAAACGAGGCGTCGTCAAAATAAGGAATATCGCTTCTCGAGAGGAAAACGAGATACCTAGAGAAAAGCTAGTAGAAGAACTGATTGCCCGGATAGCTGCCTTGAATACCAATAtgaatggaaataaataa
- the Vps36 gene encoding vacuolar protein sorting 36 — protein sequence MDRFEYMEARLFDGENYIKRDRNVKIYDGEDKTQFVDGEVVLTTHRILWGKPGDIPKGLTCLSLHLYYVFCIEEESSGVFGLGGLKRIILHLGPALPGKRPGPAVVSPYHFIKLSFKDGIDSAFYKALSDAVSAKVWEQQSLPSPVSATTPNASPKPSVAPVNSKIRSGIVGIERSIEEQHRATDQSITVAFKDLTKLMEKAKDMVVISKNISTKIREKQGDISEDDTVRFKAYLMSLGIDDPVTRDAFRSDSDYYMGLAQQISDMMVAVLLDCGGIMSLSDVWCRVNRARGLELISPEDLLNACKLLQTIGAPMSLRKFPSGACVLQLNSHRDDEVAKTTSAMLEENGFLTPVKLSQIANVSVLLARERLYTTERLGLACRDESIEGLAFYPNLFLRETS from the exons ATGGATAGGTTCGAGTACATGGAAGCTCGTTTATTTGACGGTGAGAATTATATTAAGAGAGACAGGAACGTTAAAATATACGACGGAGAAGATAAG ACTCAGTTTGTGGATGGGGAAGTGGTGCTAACAACACATAGAATATTATGGGGCAAGCCGGGTGACATACCGAAAGGGCTGACTTGCTTGTCTCTGCACTTGTACTATGTTTTTTGCATAGAAGAAGAAAGTAGTGGAGTATTTGGACTCGGAGGATTGAAAAGAATAATATTGCACTTAGGACCTGCATTACCTG GCAAAAGACCAGGGCCTGCAGTAGTCAGTCCATATCACTTCATAAAACTATCATTTAAGGATGGCATAGACTCTGCATTCTACAAAGCACTGTCTGATGCAGTGAGTGCAAAGGTTTGGGAACAACAATCCCTCCCTTCACCAGTCTCTGCTACAACCCCCAATGCTAGTCCTAAGCCTTCTGTTGCTCCGGTCAATTCCAAAATCAGATCTGGAATCGTAGGCATAGAAAGAAGTATAGAGGAACAGCATAGAGCAACAGATCAAAGCATCACAGTTGCTTTCAAGGACTTAACTAAGCTTATGGAGAAAGCTAAAGATATGGTTGtcatatcaaaaaatatttctacaaAGATTCGG gaAAAACAAGGTGATATATCAGAAGATGACACAGTGAGATTCAAAGCGTACCTCATGAGCCTAGGTATTGACGACCCTGTGACTAGAGATGCCTTCAGATCAGACTCCGATTACTACATGGGATTGGCTCAACAGATCTCTGACATGATGGTTGCCGTGTTATTg GATTGTGGAGGCATAATGTCTCTGTCGGACGTATGGTGTCGAGTGAATAGAGCAAGGGGCTTGGAGCTTATATCACCGGAAGATTTGTTAAATGCTTGCAa gctTCTACAAACTATTGGAGCTCCCATGTCGCTCCGAAAGTTTCCGAGCGGAGCTTGTGTGCTTCAGCTAAACAGTCACAGAGATGACGAGGTGGCGAAAACAACAAGCGCTATG CTTGAAGAAAATGGCTTCCTAACGCCCGTGAAGCTTTCTCAAATAGCTAACGTCTCCGTTTTGCTAGCGAGAGAGCGGCTGTACACCACAGAACGCCTCGGATTAGCGTGTCGAGACGAATCCATAGAAGGACTGGCTTTCTATCCCAATTTATTCCTGAGGGAAACTTCCTAG
- the HisRS gene encoding histidine--tRNA ligase isoform X3 → MADNQELLLQQIKEQGELVRKLKAAKESSEKVKEEVAKLLALKSQLTPEDAAPQKFTLKTPKGTRDYNPQQMTIRNDVLEKIITVFKRHGAECIDTPVFELKEVLTGKYGEDSKLIYDLKDQGGEILSLRYDLTVPLARYLAMSKINTLKRYHIAKVYRRDNPAMTRGRYREFYQCDFDIAGQYDLMVPDAECLKVVSEILDALKIGDYVLKVNHRRLLDGMFEACGVPADNFRATCSTVDKLDKSPWEEVRTEMINEKGVSPEAADRIGEYVRLNGGTELAEKLLKDEKLSKTKAAVEGLEGIKLLLHYCELLGIKDKILFDLSLARGLDYYTGVIYEAVLTQPIKVGNEEQTVGSIAGGGRYDNLVGMFDSKNKQVPCVGVSIGVERIFSVMEARVAAGDMRVRTSDVEVYVASAQKNFLDERMKICAELWNAGIKTEQSYKKNPKMLNQLQHCEETGIPLAVVLGDSELKRGVVKIRNIASREENEIPREKLVEELIARIAALNTNMNGNK, encoded by the exons ATGgcagataatcaagaattactGCTTCAGCAAATTAAAGAACAAGGTGAACTAGTACGTAAATTAAAAGCTGCAAAGGAATCGAGTGAAAAG GTAAAAGAAGAAGTAGCTAAGCTTTTAGCTCTCAAGTCCCAGCTAACTCCAGAAGATGCTGCCCCTCAGAAGTTCACCCTCAAAACACCAAAGGGTACTCGGGACTATAACCCACAGCAAATGACCATCAGAAATGATGTGCTGGAGAAAATTATCACAGTGTTTAAGAGGCACGGAGCTGAGTGTATTGATACTCCAGTTTTCGAGTTAAAG GAAGTATTAACTGGCAAGTATGGTGAAGATTCAAAACTGATCTATGACCTGAAAGACCAGGGAGGTGAGATCCTGTCACTGAGGTATGACTTAACGGTGCCACTGGCCCGTTACTTGGCGATGAGCAAGATAAACACTCTGAAACGTTACCACATAGCCAAGGTCTATCGGAGAGACAACCCAGCGATGACTAGAGGGAGATACAGAGAGTTTTATCAATGT GATTTTGACATCGCCGGCCAATACGACCTGATGGTGCCTGACGCTGAATGCCTAAAAGTAGTCTCAGAGATTCTAGACGCACTGAAGATTGGGGATTATGTCCTGAAAGTGAACCACAGGCGGTTACTCGACGGAATGTTCGAGGCGTGTGGAGTACCGGCCGACAATTTCCGGGCTACCTGCTCTACTGTGGACAAGTTAGACAAG TCCCCATGGGAAGAAGTACGAACGGAAATGATAAACGAAAAAGGTGTTAGCCCGGAAGCCGCAGACAGAATAGGGGAGTATGTGAGACTAAACGGTGGCACTGAGCTAGCAGAGAAACTCCTGAAAGATGAAAAACTATCGAAGACTAAAGCAGCCGTTGAAGGTCTAGAAGGCATTAAGCTGTTGCTTCACTATTGTGAACTCCTCGGCATCAAAGACAAGATACTGTTTGATTTGAGTTTAGCGCGAGGGTTGGATTATTATACCGGAGTTATTTATGAAGCTGTTTTAACCC AACCTATTAAAGTCGGCAACGAAGAGCAGACAGTTGGTTCCATTGCTGGCGGTGGACGATATGACAATCTCGTTGGGATGTTTGATTCCAAAAATAAACAG GTTCCCTGCGTGGGCGTGAGTATCGGCGTGGAGCGCATATTCTCCGTGATGGAGGCGCGGGTGGCGGCCGGTGACATGCGTGTACGCACATCTGACGTCGAAGTTTACGTTGCGTCCGCGCAGAAGAACTTCCTCGATGAACGTATGAAGATATGCGCTGAGCTGTGGAACGCGGGGATCAAG ACCGAGCAATCCTACAAAAAGAACCCTAAAATGCTGAACCAACTCCAACATTGCGAAGAAACTGGAATACCCCTAGCAGTGGTCTTAGGGGACTCTGAACTCAAACGAGGCGTCGTCAAAATAAGGAATATCGCTTCTCGAGAGGAAAACGAGATACCTAGAGAAAAGCTAGTAGAAGAACTGATTGCCCGGATAGCTGCCTTGAATACCAATAtgaatggaaataaataa
- the HisRS gene encoding histidine--tRNA ligase isoform X2, which translates to MSLRALRLVKFHKSVLRLHNRNGVLAKSITTTSCCKVKEEVAKLLALKSQLTPEDAAPQKFTLKTPKGTRDYNPQQMTIRNDVLEKIITVFKRHGAECIDTPVFELKEVLTGKYGEDSKLIYDLKDQGGEILSLRYDLTVPLARYLAMSKINTLKRYHIAKVYRRDNPAMTRGRYREFYQCDFDIAGQYDLMVPDAECLKVVSEILDALKIGDYVLKVNHRRLLDGMFEACGVPADNFRATCSTVDKLDKSPWEEVRTEMINEKGVSPEAADRIGEYVRLNGGTELAEKLLKDEKLSKTKAAVEGLEGIKLLLHYCELLGIKDKILFDLSLARGLDYYTGVIYEAVLTQPIKVGNEEQTVGSIAGGGRYDNLVGMFDSKNKQVPCVGVSIGVERIFSVMEARVAAGDMRVRTSDVEVYVASAQKNFLDERMKICAELWNAGIKTEQSYKKNPKMLNQLQHCEETGIPLAVVLGDSELKRGVVKIRNIASREENEIPREKLVEELIARIAALNTNMNGNK; encoded by the exons ATGTCATTGCGAGCACTAAGGCTTGTAAAATTCCATAAGTCTGTGTTGCGGTTGCACAATAGAAACGGTGTACTTGCCAAAAGTATTACTACAACATCTTGTTGCAAG GTAAAAGAAGAAGTAGCTAAGCTTTTAGCTCTCAAGTCCCAGCTAACTCCAGAAGATGCTGCCCCTCAGAAGTTCACCCTCAAAACACCAAAGGGTACTCGGGACTATAACCCACAGCAAATGACCATCAGAAATGATGTGCTGGAGAAAATTATCACAGTGTTTAAGAGGCACGGAGCTGAGTGTATTGATACTCCAGTTTTCGAGTTAAAG GAAGTATTAACTGGCAAGTATGGTGAAGATTCAAAACTGATCTATGACCTGAAAGACCAGGGAGGTGAGATCCTGTCACTGAGGTATGACTTAACGGTGCCACTGGCCCGTTACTTGGCGATGAGCAAGATAAACACTCTGAAACGTTACCACATAGCCAAGGTCTATCGGAGAGACAACCCAGCGATGACTAGAGGGAGATACAGAGAGTTTTATCAATGT GATTTTGACATCGCCGGCCAATACGACCTGATGGTGCCTGACGCTGAATGCCTAAAAGTAGTCTCAGAGATTCTAGACGCACTGAAGATTGGGGATTATGTCCTGAAAGTGAACCACAGGCGGTTACTCGACGGAATGTTCGAGGCGTGTGGAGTACCGGCCGACAATTTCCGGGCTACCTGCTCTACTGTGGACAAGTTAGACAAG TCCCCATGGGAAGAAGTACGAACGGAAATGATAAACGAAAAAGGTGTTAGCCCGGAAGCCGCAGACAGAATAGGGGAGTATGTGAGACTAAACGGTGGCACTGAGCTAGCAGAGAAACTCCTGAAAGATGAAAAACTATCGAAGACTAAAGCAGCCGTTGAAGGTCTAGAAGGCATTAAGCTGTTGCTTCACTATTGTGAACTCCTCGGCATCAAAGACAAGATACTGTTTGATTTGAGTTTAGCGCGAGGGTTGGATTATTATACCGGAGTTATTTATGAAGCTGTTTTAACCC AACCTATTAAAGTCGGCAACGAAGAGCAGACAGTTGGTTCCATTGCTGGCGGTGGACGATATGACAATCTCGTTGGGATGTTTGATTCCAAAAATAAACAG GTTCCCTGCGTGGGCGTGAGTATCGGCGTGGAGCGCATATTCTCCGTGATGGAGGCGCGGGTGGCGGCCGGTGACATGCGTGTACGCACATCTGACGTCGAAGTTTACGTTGCGTCCGCGCAGAAGAACTTCCTCGATGAACGTATGAAGATATGCGCTGAGCTGTGGAACGCGGGGATCAAG ACCGAGCAATCCTACAAAAAGAACCCTAAAATGCTGAACCAACTCCAACATTGCGAAGAAACTGGAATACCCCTAGCAGTGGTCTTAGGGGACTCTGAACTCAAACGAGGCGTCGTCAAAATAAGGAATATCGCTTCTCGAGAGGAAAACGAGATACCTAGAGAAAAGCTAGTAGAAGAACTGATTGCCCGGATAGCTGCCTTGAATACCAATAtgaatggaaataaataa